The nucleotide sequence TTGGTGTTAAAGGTGTGAAATCGGCAGAATGGCATTCAGACGACCAAATGCTTCATTTAATTATCGATGAAAATAAAACCGATGCTTTAAAAGTTGAAGAAGCCGTTGCTAAAGCCGGGCACGATACCAAAGACGTTAAAGCAACACAAGATAATTACGATAGTTTACACGGTTGTT is from Flavobacterium dauae and encodes:
- a CDS encoding heavy-metal-associated domain-containing protein yields the protein MKKYLVVLLAVLGVTFTTTAQEKKSKNAKVDVEVKGNCDMCKKRIEKAAFGVKGVKSAEWHSDDQMLHLIIDENKTDALKVEEAVAKAGHDTKDVKATQDNYDSLHGCCQYDRES